The genomic stretch AAGGCGAGGGCAGTCGGGGTCTTGGGGGCTCGGTGGGTGGAAACCCTTTCTGGCTGGGAGCATCCACCCACCCGTCCCCCTGCACCTCCCCAaaaccagcccagctgcttCAAGTCTCCTAAACACTTCCCAATGTCCCTTTCAACCCGCATTACCGACCCATCCTAAATCCTGCCTCCTCCGAGCCCTGCCAGGATGGAGAAGGTGCAAATGCAAACGAAACCTCTGCAGGGAGAGCCTGGCCGGGGGTAGCGGCAGCTTCCTGGTGCGGGGTGCGGGTGGCCGGGCAGTGGGCACAGGCGCCGGGGCCCCGGCACTGCGGGGACGGATGAGGACACCCAGAGGGGACCTttcctggaggggaaggggagaagaggagcgCTGAAGAGAAATCCCTCCAGCGCCAGGGAAGAAACCTCGTGCTGGGAGCTGATGCCTTGAAGGTGAGGAGGGCTGTAAGGGGGGgttataatttggttttaatggaGGGGCTGATGCGTGGTGGGGGGAAGCACCTTGCGGCAAGTGGGTTGCTCGCAGACAGCCCCACCCTGCgcagggggagggtggggatggGCGCGCTGAGGCCTGAAGTGctttgctgcaggctgctctggaAAGCCCTCGAGCTCTTGCTGCCTTCAGGTGTGTTTTTGCAGAGGCAGGCCCTGCTCCCGAGGGAGGTGACTTGTTAGAAGGGCAGCAAACTGAGGGTTGGGGTTGGTTTCTGGCTGTCGGTCTGCTGAAAAGGGAGATAGAGATTCCCGCTCCCCTGGGAGtcgcctcctccctcctccacggctggtcccagcacccgccagctcccagcctgcgGCCGCTGGGGAAGGGCGCGAGCAGAGGGGACTCTGCCcgtgtgctggggagagggttTGACCCTCCCAGCTCGTCTGGCCCAAACCCCCGGGGGTCCTGGCAGGAAAAGCCCTTGTTGTCCGCAccactggtggcagcagcagcccccgaGAGCGGGTCTGGCCGCCCCCCTGCCCCTTGCTCTCAGGGGTCCTTCCCCCGTGGGGCAGTGGGCAGGAGGAGTGCCTGGTGGTTAAACCTTCCCGGAGACACCCCgaagccccccaccccgcaaaGGGCAGGCCTTACAGTGTAAGGGGAAAGCAAACGGCTTCCCTTGGGTTTCATGGCTGCTCTTGGCCCCCTCggttggggtgctgggggtccctCCCTGGTCTCTGTTAAAGCCCTTGGGCGGGCAGTGGTGGGGCTTGGGGAGTTCTTAGAGAGACATGTGTCTGTAATCCTTCTAATTAAATAAAGGCAGGCCCCATCCTTGAATCTGGGGCTCtaccagcccccctccccccttcagCTTTGCCCTGGTCACTGTGGGCTCCTCAGGGTCACAAGTGGAGGGGGGtcccaggcaggagggaagggctggggctgcccctgcaCCAGCCCCACCGGGGGCACCAGGATGTGGGGTTTGGGATTGCTGGGGATGGATTTGGCACTGGGTGTGGGGTACGGTGGGATCCCGCATcctccctgccacctccccGCGTACTTCAACCCTGCCCatccccaccccggggctccgTCCCTCAAATAGCCGAGTCTCAGCCCAAACTGGCAGgtcccctccacctccccatgGCCATGCGAGGACCaacagcagggccaggagctgtgttattgttatttttgttgttatttgcaTTCCCTCCGCCGCTCCCCCCAACCACTGCCGTGAGGGTTTCTGGGCTCTCCCTTAccgggggcacaggaatgtgcaAGGGCTGGGTGGTGACACTGGGGATCAGGCATCCAAACAAGCTGTCGCCCCGCTGAGCCTTATTCTGGGGGGAAAAGCCTGTTTTGAGGGAGCAGAGCGGGTGATTCCGCTCCGCCCACACCCCCTGACTGTTGGTCGCAGCATCATTCGAATGACGGAACCCTcggccccagctgccccagtgcaGCCGGTGCTGGGCTCCTCGGCCTCGGGGGCCTCTCCTCGCCCAAAGACACGGGAGTTTGGGCTCACAGCCCGGCAGCGAAGCCGGacaccacagccccagcccGGGAATAACGGACGCCTGGATCCACCGGCTCTCGCTGAGTAAGGGTGTGCTTGGGCTGggcctgtgccccctccccgggtTGTTTTAGGGGCGCTAGGTGAagggagaggcagaaagagCAGGAAACCAAGGGAAGCTGGTAGCAGGAGGGGAACGTTAAGATATTTTGGCGAGGTGGTGTAGCCTGAGATTTTGTCCTGCTAGCAGCAGGTGGGAGAATCATTCTTGCTTTGCGGGATGGCAGGGCTGGATTTTGGCTGTTTGAGGGGGGTTTggctgtttttattctttcttactTTGGCTGAAGGCTTGTTGGGCAGCACTGGCCTGCTGGGGTCTGGGTGACACCGTGGCACAGGGGTTTGAGGGAATTTCCCTGAGTTTGGGGCTGCTCAAGCACCCCGGGGAGGTGTTGTGGCTCCAGTGCGCAGCACCCTGGGGATGGGTCTCGCCCAGCGGCACCCGGAGCAcccagggccagccctgcccgggTGCCGGAGAGCAGCTGCGCTTCAGGGAGCTTCAACCCTCTCCCTGTTGCTGTTGCAGGAtctgccccatcccctcccttcccttcacgTGCACCCCGTGAAAGCAGGAGCTGCCGAAGTGCCGAGGCATGGCTGAGGGGTGGCtgcgctgcctgcaggcaggaaaggaCGGAGGGCCGGAGGGCAGCGTGGGGGACTCAGACGACCTGGACGACAGCCTGACCAGCCTCATGTGGCTGCAGGACTTCTCAATCAGCGCCTGCATGGGCAagtcctcctgctgccccagtgACCCGGACCCCCAGGACTGTCACAGCATCCCCAGCTCTGCCGCGCCGTGCTCGCCCCCGGCCGCCAACCCGGCACGCATGGGCATGCCCCACACTCCCTGCAAGCCCATCTCCTCCCCCACCTTGAGCACGGCGCACCACCCCATGGCCGCGCACCCTCAGCTCATGCAGGACATCGACTACAAGACCAACCCACACATCAAGCCACCCTACTCCTACGCCACCCTCATCTGCATGGCGATGGAAGCCAGCCAGAAGCCCAAAATCACCCTCTCCGCCATCTACAAGTGGATTACTGACAACTTCTGCTACTTCCGACACGCCGATCCCAACTGGCAGGTACGAGATTTGGAGACTTCttgccttctcccctctccccacggggctggggagggctttCCACAGCCCCCACGGTGCAAGGCAAGGTCCCGCGGGGACGCTGGATCCCGCTGGCAGGAGAGCGATGCCGGCAGCCGGCGGGGAAGGGCTGTAACGGGAAAGAGCTTGGGTGTGCAGAAATGCCACGGCCATGAGGGCGGCGGAGGGAAGGAGCCATTCTAGGGGAGAGCCTGGGGCCGTGTTGGGAGCGAGGAGGTACCCACCGGTCTGCTGGTCCCTCCGGCTCCTCTTGGTGCTGGGGCGAAGGCGTCTCTGTGCCCAGCTCCACCTTCCTGGCGCTCTCGTGGGGTCCCCAGTCCCTCGGGGGTGAGCACACATGAAATCGCCAGGCCGAGTGcctctgggggctgaggagCAGGTGTAGGAGAGGGACGGAGCCGACCCCCAGGCAGATTGTTGCGCAAATCCCTCGCTGTGGAGGTCcagagcagaaatgctgctgctttccaagcagggcagagggcaggtCTCCTGACCCCTGGGACAGGCAAAGGAGGCTCCATCACTGTGACGAGCCGGTGAGGCCTCAGAGGGAAACCCAAGAGAGGTCAAATagggctgctgtccccagccagcacaAGCGTGCCCTCGGGGGGCAGGGGCCAGCTCCCCCACGCTCACCAGCTCTGGGGACAGCCTGAAGCACAGGGGCTTTTCCCAGCCACCTTGGCTCGCTGCCCTCCCCCGGCACACGACGGGACCTCCGGCACGGGGGGCTTTCTCggctgtggcagggcaggagggacccGGGAGGCTCGTCCCTCTGCTCGGGTTATTCGCAGCCCGCGCCCGCAGCACGCCAGCGATCCCGGCAGCGGTGCTCgcccgggcagggcagggcgacGGCGCTGCAAACCCCCTGCCCGGGTGCTGCCCACCTTCTCCCTGCGCAGGGCGGTCGCCAGCGCCTCTGGCAGCCCagtgctttctgttcttcttttttccttttttctttattcttttgtcttattcttattctttattcttttttctcttttctttttttttctactttttatttctcctttttcttttttcttttttctcttctatttattttttcttcttttttatttattctttattcttttttaattttttttcatttttgttttttctccttttttttttctttttttcttattgcttctcttgcctccctctctctttttggtctcttctctaCTTTTTTAGGTCTCTTCTCTCTTCGGTTTGGTCTCTTCTTGGCTGTGTTCTCATCCCCTCTCCTCATTCCCATACATGAAGACAGCCTGGAAAGGTCATGCCACCTACTCTGGGGGGAGATGATGGAGATATCCCTGTGGGAGCTGAGTGCTTTGGAAAGGAGCCAACACACCCGGGCTTCAGCCCGGaggaggggttttgggggtgggggggtgtgcgGTGTGGGTGTGCGCATGTTTTTCAACAGCTCTAAGTGTTCAAGCCttggttttcctcttcagcACTACGGGTTATGGATAAATAAGCATAAAGGTATCTAGgcaacattacaaaaaaaaccacccacctcTACCATATCCAATCTCTTAATCCAGTCTTAGCTTTGTGGAGTCCAACGCTGGGGCATTTACCCAATAGCTGAGTTTCCTTTCGAATTAGTCACATCACTCCAGGCACATTCAGGGCTTCAGAACCACTCGACTGAGGCTGCCTGGCCTATGGTTtcccgggtcctccttcttcccctttttgaggattagagtgacatttgctttcctccagtcctcgggcacctctcctgtcctccacgacctttcaaagataatggaGGTTCAGCCTTGGTTTTTTCGTGTTTTGGGTCTAGAACTCCATCCGACACAACCTCTCCTGGAACAAGGGCTTCATCAAGGTGCCCCGGGAGAAGGGCGAGCGAGGGAAAGGTGGGTTTTGGAAGCTTGACCCCCAATACGCCGACCGGCTCAAGAGTGGTGCCTTCAAAAAGCGGAGGATGCCCCCGGTGCAGATCCACCCAGCTGTCACCGACAGAGCCCAGCAAGAAGCACAGAGCGTCGCCAGCCCGGCCACTTCAGCTTGCGCCTCCAGTAACAGCCTCAACGTCAGCGTGGAgctacagcagctgctgaaagagtTTGAAGAAGTCACCGGTGACCAGAACTGGAACCCAGCGGATGGCAAAGCAGGGCACAAGTGCAAGCAGCCCTTGCCCGAGCAAACGGCCAAGGCGCCTCGGCTTTCCAACCCTGCCTTGCTGACCCAGGAAGAGCAGACTGAGCTGGCATCACTGAAAGGCAGCCTTGACTGGGAAGCCATCCTCAACACCACCCTGAATGGAGACTTCTCCACTTTTGGGGACCTGGAGCTCACGCCTCCCATCAGCCCCATAACACGCGACCTGGACTTGATGCTACACGGGCACCACATCGcctctccccaggggcaggagcacGTCCTCACCGAATCCAACCACGACAACCTGGACTTGGATGAAACCTTCATGGCCACGGCCTTCCTGCAGCACCCCTGGCACCAAGGGGCAAACGATTACCTCTCCAACTCCGGCAACGTGCAGGAGGTGTTTGAACTCAGCGACGGCTCTTTGCCAGCAGATGTGAGCGACTGGAGCAGTCTGGCGTCCCTCTTATAAGGGGCCAGTCACTCTCCAAAGCCCGCACAGGCTTTAGTAGGATGctcccccagagctgctgggactTACAAGGGACAAGAGTTTCTAGAGACAGAGACATTCACAGGGACTTTTACCAGCTTCATTGTAAGATTATTCACAGAAACACTGCggggagaaaaaaccaacaccacagGAACAGCTTGATAGAGCTTTAAAGGCCACGTCAGAAGTCTCTAGTCCATGAGTTTCCtcaggagaagaaatacaacactgcttatttttttgcttttaaaggaatacatgtgaattgtctttttctttttccccgtGGCAAAGGACACGGCCTACGTTCCTTCAGGGCTAACAGAGCACCCGCTAAATCCCATCCAAGACATGAGATCCTGGTGGCTTAGGGCTCGACAGACTAAGTGCAATTTTCTCACCCCTTCGtccctctgtttctctctctctttttcctattttctgccTAGGGTAGGTCATAGGTATAGTGTGATAATTAGCTAGCAAGTACGTAGAGGTCCCTTCTAGATCCTCTGAGTTCAACCTCCCTCCTAGGGAGGTTCTACCTAGGGAAGAACAAAAGGTTTATAGATTCAGCAAGTCTGCTTCTTTAGATGTTTTTATAGAATCTATTATCGATTATATATTCAAAGGAACCTGTATTTTTAGCACTAGAATTTCCTAAGAGTGGGGTTAGGGGAAATGCAGTTTGGGAGttggtttatattttcattgtttaaagGCTTGTGTTCATCGTTCTGTAAACCAAGACCAGGCAAGGGAGgattcctgcagcagcagcaacaggttTCATCAAGGGTCCCGGAATTGTCCGCGACAGGAGAGGAGCAGCGGGGACGGGGTCGCTCCCACAACTGGCTTTGGTATTTTTTCTACCCAAACCCCTCGCTGCCGTTGCCAAGGGGTCTAGACCACCATAAAccctctctgcctttcactAGCTGACGTAGGCTGGGGACAGTGtcccggggctggggagcaagGGTCATGCCTCTTgcgggttttgggggggggtcaCTGTAGGTGTTGGTATCTGTATTGctgatgcttctttttatttgttgtttttgtgatattttcctgttttggggcCTCTATATGATACTGAAGAACTGCAGATACACGTGTGCAATTTAACGTTTTTCATGGAAagttatttacaaattaaaaacaaaaatagagaagaaaaaaccccttctgcCTCCTTGTTTCCCTCCAGCACCGCCGGGCTCTGTCTGACCCTCTCTCCTGTGGGTAGGGGACAcctcagcagcccagccctggctgtacaccCAGCCCCGGTACGGGGGTGCCATCACCCCCCTCTGCAGCGACACAGCAATTCTCCacggggaaactgaggcacaaaccCCCAC from Phalacrocorax aristotelis unplaced genomic scaffold, bGulAri2.1 scaffold_119, whole genome shotgun sequence encodes the following:
- the LOC142050995 gene encoding forkhead box protein J1-like, producing the protein MAEGWLRCLQAGKDGGPEGSVGDSDDLDDSLTSLMWLQDFSISACMGKSSCCPSDPDPQDCHSIPSSAAPCSPPAANPARMGMPHTPCKPISSPTLSTAHHPMAAHPQLMQDIDYKTNPHIKPPYSYATLICMAMEASQKPKITLSAIYKWITDNFCYFRHADPNWQNSIRHNLSWNKGFIKVPREKGERGKGGFWKLDPQYADRLKSGAFKKRRMPPVQIHPAVTDRAQQEAQSVASPATSACASSNSLNVSVELQQLLKEFEEVTGDQNWNPADGKAGHKCKQPLPEQTAKAPRLSNPALLTQEEQTELASLKGSLDWEAILNTTLNGDFSTFGDLELTPPISPITRDLDLMLHGHHIASPQGQEHVLTESNHDNLDLDETFMATAFLQHPWHQGANDYLSNSGNVQEVFELSDGSLPADVSDWSSLASLL